The following proteins are co-located in the Massilia litorea genome:
- a CDS encoding XrtA system polysaccharide chain length determinant, with amino-acid sequence MAEITALILNFLKALGKYRWHAVSIAWLVALIGWAIVLKLPNQYETSARVYVDTQSILKPLLQGMTTLPNLDQQVMFMRQTLISRPNIEKVMRDTDLDVKATSSAEKEKMIDELMTKIKIAGTERDDIYTISYTSTDAKLGKDVVQSLLTIFVEGSFGGKKQDSDKAVQFIDDQIKGYETKLAAAENALKEFKLKNMGLLPREGGDWSARVAAANDALSQARLELAEAEQSRNAIRRRMSGGGGTAEGGSGGMVDPETESRLAAAQKNLDTLRLQYTEEHPDIIATKRLVEQLQARKKEEMKKGRPDPSVAASPMMQQLSVSLSDAESRVAALRARVGEYQARVTTLRNQSQTAPEVEAQLVQLNRDYTVNRENYQQLLQRREQAKLSGDLSSATDMLTFRVVEPPLAATKPSGPNRIALFSGVFVFALVAGLVGAFMMSQVRPTFLSHAALREVTGVPVLGSINMHWTDSQKVLRKRRLLGVGVAVLLLIVAYAVGVATMLARASA; translated from the coding sequence ATGGCAGAAATAACAGCCCTTATCCTGAATTTCCTCAAAGCCCTCGGTAAATACCGTTGGCACGCAGTGAGCATCGCCTGGCTGGTCGCCTTGATCGGCTGGGCGATCGTGCTCAAGTTGCCGAACCAGTACGAAACCTCGGCCCGCGTCTACGTCGACACCCAGAGCATCCTGAAACCGCTGCTGCAAGGCATGACGACGCTGCCGAACCTCGACCAGCAGGTGATGTTCATGCGCCAGACGCTGATCAGCCGTCCGAACATCGAAAAGGTCATGCGCGACACCGACCTCGACGTGAAAGCGACGAGCAGCGCCGAGAAGGAAAAAATGATCGACGAGCTGATGACCAAGATCAAGATCGCCGGCACCGAGCGCGACGACATCTATACCATCAGTTATACCTCGACCGATGCCAAGCTGGGCAAGGACGTCGTGCAGTCGCTGCTGACCATCTTCGTGGAAGGCAGCTTCGGCGGCAAGAAGCAGGACTCCGACAAGGCGGTCCAGTTCATCGACGACCAGATCAAGGGTTACGAAACGAAGCTGGCCGCCGCCGAGAACGCGCTGAAGGAATTCAAGCTCAAGAACATGGGCCTGCTGCCGCGCGAAGGCGGCGACTGGAGCGCCCGCGTGGCCGCCGCCAACGATGCGCTGAGCCAGGCGCGCCTCGAGCTGGCCGAAGCGGAGCAGTCGCGCAACGCCATCCGTCGCCGCATGAGCGGCGGTGGCGGCACTGCCGAAGGCGGCAGCGGCGGCATGGTCGATCCGGAAACCGAAAGCCGCCTGGCGGCCGCCCAGAAGAACCTGGACACCCTGCGCCTGCAATACACTGAAGAACACCCGGACATCATCGCCACCAAGCGCCTGGTCGAGCAGCTGCAGGCGCGCAAGAAGGAAGAGATGAAGAAGGGCCGTCCCGATCCGTCGGTGGCCGCCAGCCCGATGATGCAGCAGCTGAGCGTCTCGCTGTCGGATGCCGAATCGCGCGTCGCCGCCCTGCGCGCCCGCGTCGGCGAATACCAGGCCCGCGTCACGACCCTGCGCAACCAGAGCCAGACGGCGCCGGAAGTCGAGGCCCAGCTGGTCCAGCTGAACCGCGACTACACGGTCAACCGCGAGAATTACCAGCAACTGCTGCAGCGCCGCGAACAGGCCAAGCTGTCCGGCGACCTGTCCTCGGCCACCGACATGCTGACCTTCCGCGTGGTCGAGCCGCCGCTGGCCGCGACCAAGCCGAGCGGCCCGAACCGCATCGCGCTGTTCTCCGGCGTGTTCGTTTTTGCCCTGGTGGCGGGACTGGTCGGCGCCTTCATGATGAGCCAGGTGCGGCCGACCTTCCTCAGCCACGCCGCGCTGCGTGAAGTGACCGGCGTGCCGGTACTGGGATCGATCAACATGCACTGGACCGACAGCCAGAAGGTGCTGCGCAAGCGCCGCCTGCTCGGTGTCGGCGTCGCAGTACTGCTGCTGATCGTCGCCTACGCCGTCGGCGTGGCGACGATGCTGGCGCGCGCCAGCGCCTGA
- a CDS encoding S1 family peptidase — protein MIKPRARRRALGLCAALAALLALGPARADSLVRTIATVKPSVVGVGSFLKTRSPSVVFSGTGFAVADGMSIITNAHVVPSNLDASKMEELGVVVGAGQDVRFRAARLVALDREHDLAHLRLVDGPPLPALALGDSRAAAEGQALAFTGFPLGMVLGLNHVTHRATLSAITPIVMPSLSSRRLDARAIAQLQRDPVKIFQLDGTAYPGNSGSPVYDAESGAVLGVINMVFVKGLKETAITSPSGISYAVPVQYVQELLRQK, from the coding sequence ATGATCAAGCCCCGTGCGCGCCGCCGTGCGCTGGGCCTCTGTGCCGCGCTGGCGGCCCTGTTGGCGCTGGGGCCGGCGCGTGCCGACAGCCTCGTACGCACGATTGCTACAGTGAAACCTTCCGTGGTCGGCGTCGGCAGTTTTCTGAAGACGCGCAGCCCGTCCGTCGTGTTTTCCGGCACCGGTTTTGCCGTCGCCGACGGCATGAGCATTATCACAAATGCCCACGTGGTGCCAAGCAACCTCGACGCCTCCAAGATGGAGGAGCTCGGTGTCGTGGTCGGCGCCGGCCAGGATGTCCGTTTTCGCGCGGCGCGCCTGGTGGCGCTCGACCGCGAACACGACCTGGCACACCTGCGCTTGGTCGACGGTCCGCCGCTGCCGGCGCTGGCGCTGGGCGATTCGCGCGCCGCCGCTGAAGGGCAGGCGCTGGCGTTTACAGGGTTCCCGCTCGGCATGGTGCTCGGGCTGAACCACGTGACCCATCGTGCGACGCTGTCGGCGATCACGCCGATCGTCATGCCGTCGCTCAGTTCGCGCCGCCTCGATGCCCGTGCCATCGCCCAGCTGCAGCGCGATCCTGTGAAAATTTTCCAACTCGACGGCACGGCCTACCCGGGCAACAGCGGCAGTCCGGTCTATGATGCCGAGAGCGGCGCCGTGCTGGGTGTGATTAATATGGTGTTCGTCAAGGGCTTGAAGGAAACCGCCATCACCAGCCCGAGCGGTATCAGCTATGCGGTCCCGGTCCAGTATGTGCAGGAGTTGTTGCGGCAGAAGTGA
- a CDS encoding XrtA/PEP-CTERM system exopolysaccharide export protein — protein MTNLMKLALAAACAMAVSGCAFWNKPAAPSAAEMAGAAPADYLIGPGDAVNIIVWRNPEVSMSVPVRPDGKITTPLVEDLPAAGKTSTELARDIEKALAKFIQQPVVTVVVTGFVGNYGEQIRVIGQAAKPQALPYRRDMSLMDVLIAVGGVTEFASGNRASIIRTVDGKQRKLNVRLDDLIKDGDISANMPMRPGDILVIPESFF, from the coding sequence ATGACGAATCTGATGAAACTGGCCCTGGCCGCCGCCTGCGCCATGGCCGTGTCCGGCTGTGCGTTCTGGAACAAGCCGGCTGCGCCGTCGGCAGCCGAGATGGCAGGTGCCGCGCCGGCCGATTACCTGATCGGTCCGGGCGATGCCGTCAACATCATCGTCTGGCGCAATCCGGAAGTATCGATGTCGGTGCCGGTTCGTCCGGACGGCAAGATCACGACCCCGCTGGTCGAAGACCTGCCGGCCGCCGGCAAAACCTCGACCGAACTGGCGCGCGACATCGAAAAGGCATTGGCCAAGTTCATCCAGCAGCCGGTCGTCACCGTCGTCGTCACCGGCTTCGTCGGCAACTACGGCGAGCAGATCCGCGTGATCGGCCAGGCCGCCAAGCCGCAAGCGCTGCCTTACCGCCGCGACATGTCGCTGATGGATGTCCTGATCGCCGTCGGCGGCGTCACCGAATTCGCTTCGGGCAACCGCGCCAGCATCATCCGCACCGTCGACGGCAAGCAGCGCAAGCTGAATGTGCGCCTCGACGACCTGATCAAGGACGGCGACATTTCGGCGAATATGCCGATGCGCCCGGGCGACATCCTGGTGATCCCGGAAAGCTTCTTCTAA
- a CDS encoding HPr-rel-A system PqqD family peptide chaperone, whose protein sequence is MTASPTWRLVSGQRLRYRCWDGECVLYNDLSGDTHLLDEFALALLAQLQAAPQAVVQLAAAFGLDPDADAHDGAAMLHDVLDDLAALHLVEPLAC, encoded by the coding sequence ATGACAGCTTCCCCGACCTGGCGCCTGGTCTCCGGCCAGCGCCTGCGCTACCGTTGCTGGGACGGCGAGTGCGTGCTGTATAACGACCTGTCGGGCGATACCCACCTGCTCGACGAGTTTGCTCTGGCCTTGCTCGCGCAGTTGCAGGCAGCTCCCCAGGCGGTCGTGCAGCTTGCCGCGGCCTTCGGGCTCGATCCCGACGCCGATGCGCACGACGGCGCTGCGATGCTGCACGATGTGCTGGACGACCTGGCTGCGCTGCACCTGGTCGAACCGCTCGCGTGCTGA
- a CDS encoding HprK-related kinase A: protein MLTVGALDRHTLAARLRGPGLRLQTGPFIACIRSSLPALAVALSRMYADYPVLDEDTTADFNVLLRRPRGLRRFIKPQVYFHYDGMEPFQPLPLAQLYPMFEWAMNWCVSSHAHSWLVIHAAVVEKEGAAVILPAPPGSGKSTLCAALVARGWRLLSDELTLVRLVDGQIDPVPRPVSLKNASIDVIRAWAPEAHISPPVADTVKGTVAHMCAPGASVARALEPATPAWIVFPQWKQGAPAELVPVAQARAHLRLAENAFNYSLLGGAGFDTAARLIDGTHTFDFSYGALDDAMAVFEGLLAGRR, encoded by the coding sequence GTGCTGACCGTCGGCGCACTCGACCGCCACACGCTGGCGGCCCGCCTGCGTGGTCCCGGCCTGCGCCTGCAGACCGGTCCCTTCATTGCCTGCATCCGCAGTTCGCTGCCGGCGCTGGCCGTCGCCCTTTCTCGCATGTACGCCGACTATCCGGTGCTGGACGAAGACACGACCGCCGATTTCAACGTGCTGCTGCGCCGCCCGCGCGGCCTGCGGCGCTTCATCAAGCCGCAGGTCTATTTTCACTACGACGGCATGGAGCCTTTCCAGCCGCTGCCGCTGGCCCAGCTCTACCCGATGTTCGAATGGGCGATGAACTGGTGCGTATCGAGCCACGCCCACTCCTGGCTGGTGATCCACGCCGCGGTGGTCGAGAAGGAGGGCGCAGCCGTGATCCTGCCGGCCCCGCCGGGTTCCGGTAAAAGCACCCTGTGCGCGGCGCTGGTCGCGCGCGGCTGGCGCCTGCTTTCCGACGAGCTGACCCTGGTGCGCCTGGTCGATGGTCAAATCGACCCGGTGCCGCGTCCGGTCAGTCTCAAAAATGCCTCGATCGACGTGATCCGGGCCTGGGCGCCCGAGGCCCACATCTCGCCCCCGGTGGCCGATACCGTCAAAGGCACCGTGGCGCACATGTGCGCACCCGGCGCGAGCGTCGCGCGCGCCCTGGAACCGGCCACGCCGGCCTGGATCGTGTTCCCGCAATGGAAGCAGGGCGCGCCGGCCGAACTGGTGCCGGTGGCGCAGGCGCGCGCCCACCTGCGCCTGGCCGAGAACGCATTCAATTACAGCCTGCTGGGCGGCGCCGGGTTCGACACGGCCGCGCGCCTGATCGACGGCACCCACACCTTCGATTTCAGCTACGGCGCGCTCGACGACGCCATGGCCGTCTTCGAAGGCCTGCTTGCCGGACGCCGATGA
- a CDS encoding nucleotidyltransferase domain-containing protein, with amino-acid sequence MNTLPLLTRVLRSPPTMAAFDAPAWELLLRQAVSADLGATLALLAEEHGILHTLPERVQRRLGWERRAWERHGQAVRFETQQVRRALQDTGLPLILLKGTAYVAAGLPAAAGRLFSDIDILVPKDRLDEVESRLMLHGWVSNHHDAYDQRYYREWMHELPPLQHLRRATVIDVHHAILPETAAVRPDPARLRAAARAIPGAPGLSVLAPCDMVLHSATHLFYEGEYDHGLRDLFDLHRLLCHFGATEPGFWTALPTRAHELELARPLFYALRYCIQLLGTPVPAATVETAGGGRPGRALLALMDGLFARALRPMHPSCAAALTPLADAMLYIRGNWLRMPPLMLSRHLFHKAFLSPGNVKSDQV; translated from the coding sequence ATGAATACCTTGCCCCTGCTGACCCGGGTGCTGCGCAGCCCCCCGACCATGGCGGCGTTCGACGCGCCGGCCTGGGAACTGCTGCTGCGCCAGGCGGTTTCCGCCGACCTCGGCGCCACGCTGGCCCTGCTGGCCGAAGAACACGGCATATTGCATACCTTACCGGAGCGCGTACAGCGCCGCCTGGGCTGGGAGCGCAGGGCGTGGGAGCGCCACGGCCAGGCGGTACGCTTCGAGACGCAGCAGGTGCGGCGCGCGCTGCAGGACACCGGCCTGCCGCTGATCCTGCTCAAGGGGACGGCCTATGTGGCGGCCGGGCTGCCGGCGGCGGCAGGGCGCCTGTTTTCCGATATCGACATCCTGGTGCCGAAAGACAGGCTCGACGAGGTCGAAAGCCGCCTGATGCTGCACGGCTGGGTGTCGAACCATCACGACGCCTACGACCAGCGCTATTACCGCGAGTGGATGCACGAACTGCCGCCCTTGCAGCACCTGCGCCGCGCGACCGTGATCGACGTCCACCATGCGATCCTGCCGGAGACGGCGGCGGTGCGCCCCGACCCGGCCCGCCTGCGCGCCGCTGCGCGCGCCATTCCTGGCGCCCCTGGCCTGTCCGTGCTCGCGCCCTGCGACATGGTGCTGCACAGCGCCACCCACCTGTTCTACGAGGGCGAGTACGACCATGGCCTGCGCGACCTGTTCGACCTGCACCGGCTGCTGTGCCATTTCGGCGCGACCGAGCCCGGGTTCTGGACGGCGTTGCCCACGCGTGCGCACGAACTCGAACTGGCCCGTCCGCTGTTCTATGCGTTGCGCTACTGTATACAGCTGCTCGGCACGCCCGTGCCGGCCGCCACCGTGGAGACGGCCGGCGGCGGGCGCCCGGGGCGCGCCTTGCTCGCCTTGATGGACGGATTGTTCGCGCGCGCCCTGCGTCCGATGCATCCGAGCTGCGCCGCTGCCCTGACGCCGCTGGCGGATGCCATGTTGTATATCCGCGGCAACTGGTTACGCATGCCGCCGCTGATGTTGTCGCGCCATCTCTTCCATAAAGCTTTTTTGTCGCCTGGAAATGTTAAATCTGATCAAGTTTGA
- the pepA gene encoding flocculation-associated PEP-CTERM protein PepA — protein MKFLKKLACAAAVAMTVAGGANAATVLNDWVFNPTGGGYASGQKINEYLDVNGNAFIQINPTGGSSFSFSEHAVFNIVQADSNSQLFPVNYPGGNISATFEATGTGNFSGAFSFSGGTIRMYQNATNQYGTSAGIYGANQGNMIAEFTVLAGGGGRVDASGSPTNNGQVTVFAKADQGSLDSGYFFRENGQDLSTESIMAFAFTNANTVANPTDILVDEVACQYANFTGNGCNGQAYANTPGNFFVSNNGQFKLAEVPEPGSLALFGIAMLGAGVVSRKRAKKA, from the coding sequence ATGAAATTTCTGAAGAAACTGGCATGCGCCGCAGCTGTTGCAATGACTGTCGCTGGTGGCGCTAACGCTGCTACCGTGTTGAACGACTGGGTCTTCAACCCGACCGGTGGCGGCTACGCCAGCGGTCAAAAAATCAACGAATACCTGGACGTGAACGGCAACGCCTTCATCCAGATCAACCCGACCGGTGGCTCCAGCTTCTCGTTCTCGGAACACGCAGTGTTCAACATCGTCCAGGCTGACAGCAACAGCCAGCTGTTCCCGGTGAACTACCCAGGCGGTAACATCTCGGCAACCTTCGAAGCGACCGGTACCGGTAACTTCAGCGGCGCCTTCAGCTTCAGCGGCGGCACCATCCGCATGTACCAGAACGCGACCAACCAGTACGGCACGTCGGCTGGTATCTACGGTGCCAACCAGGGCAACATGATCGCCGAGTTCACCGTGCTGGCCGGCGGCGGCGGCCGCGTCGATGCAAGCGGTTCGCCAACCAACAACGGTCAAGTCACCGTGTTCGCCAAGGCTGACCAGGGTTCGCTGGATTCGGGCTACTTCTTCCGTGAAAACGGCCAGGACCTGTCGACCGAGTCGATCATGGCCTTCGCCTTCACCAACGCCAACACCGTCGCTAACCCGACCGACATCCTGGTGGACGAAGTCGCTTGCCAGTACGCCAACTTCACCGGCAACGGTTGCAACGGCCAGGCCTATGCCAACACCCCAGGCAACTTCTTTGTCAGCAACAACGGTCAGTTCAAGCTGGCTGAAGTGCCAGAGCCAGGTTCGCTGGCCCTGTTCGGCATCGCCATGCTGGGCGCTGGCGTCGTGAGCCGCAAGCGCGCCAAGAAGGCTTAA
- a CDS encoding nitroreductase family protein, with translation MNADIKPGTIEQILELARWAPSGDNMQTWRFEIVAPDHLAVHAYDTRDHCVYDLDGHPSQIAFGTLLETIAIAASGHGLRAGIERRPGGRETHPIFDVRFTKDAAIVRDPLIDVINVRTVQRRPMKTTPLTAEHKRLLEATVAPAYSLTWLESRPQKWQAAKLMFNNARLRLTMPEAFETHRSIIDWDNRTHSPDKVPAGALGVDAMTLVLMKWAMVSWRRMKSVNTLMGTWAPRLQMDLAPGMACAAHFVLKAKSAPQSIDDYVAAGRALQRFWLTMTTLGLYMQPEMTPLIFSKYAREGTRFTAQAKLTDAAKALQRETEALIFNDALFPVYMGRLGYGPAPAARSVRRPVSELMKR, from the coding sequence ATGAATGCAGACATCAAACCCGGCACGATCGAACAGATCCTCGAACTGGCGCGCTGGGCCCCCAGCGGCGACAACATGCAGACCTGGCGCTTCGAGATCGTCGCGCCCGATCACCTGGCCGTGCACGCCTACGACACGCGCGACCACTGCGTCTACGACCTCGACGGCCACCCGAGCCAGATCGCCTTCGGCACCCTGCTGGAGACGATTGCCATCGCCGCCAGCGGCCACGGCCTGCGTGCCGGGATCGAACGCCGCCCCGGGGGCCGCGAGACCCACCCCATCTTCGACGTGCGGTTCACCAAGGATGCGGCGATCGTGCGCGATCCGCTGATCGACGTGATCAACGTGCGCACCGTGCAGCGCCGGCCGATGAAGACGACGCCGCTGACCGCCGAACACAAGCGCCTGCTGGAAGCCACCGTGGCGCCGGCCTACTCCCTGACCTGGCTCGAGAGCCGGCCGCAGAAATGGCAGGCCGCCAAGCTGATGTTCAATAACGCCCGGCTGCGCCTGACGATGCCGGAAGCCTTCGAGACCCACCGCAGCATCATCGACTGGGACAACCGCACGCACAGCCCGGACAAGGTGCCGGCCGGCGCCCTGGGCGTCGACGCCATGACCCTGGTCCTGATGAAATGGGCGATGGTCAGCTGGCGCCGCATGAAGTCCGTCAACACGCTGATGGGCACCTGGGCGCCGCGCCTGCAGATGGACCTGGCCCCGGGCATGGCCTGCGCCGCCCACTTCGTGCTCAAGGCGAAATCCGCGCCGCAGTCGATCGACGACTACGTCGCCGCCGGCCGCGCGCTGCAGCGCTTCTGGCTGACCATGACGACCCTCGGGCTGTACATGCAGCCGGAAATGACGCCGCTGATCTTCTCGAAGTATGCGCGCGAAGGCACGCGTTTTACGGCGCAGGCGAAACTGACGGATGCGGCCAAGGCCTTGCAGCGCGAGACCGAAGCGCTGATCTTCAACGACGCCCTGTTCCCGGTCTACATGGGACGCCTCGGCTATGGCCCGGCACCGGCGGCGCGCTCGGTTCGCCGCCCCGTTTCCGAACTGATGAAGCGCTGA
- a CDS encoding ThiF family adenylyltransferase, whose translation MTSPFRYEQAFSRNIGWVTREEQAQLRTKRVAIAGGGGVGGVHALTLARLGVTKFRIADFDTFDVPNFNRQVGAMVSTLNQPKVEVIRRMLLDINPECEVEMFDQGINDANLHAFLEGADMYVDALDFFAFDIRQKTFALCARLGIPASTVAPLGMGAALLNFLPGQMTFEEYFQWGDLPETDKAVHFVVGLAPAGLHRPYLVVPEAVNFVERRGPSTIMACQLCAGVMGTEALKILLGRGRVLAAPWGIQFDAYRNKLVRTWRPGGNRNPLHRLMIKIGKKQLAKDLAAAGASA comes from the coding sequence ATGACATCTCCTTTCCGCTATGAGCAGGCTTTTTCCCGAAATATTGGCTGGGTAACGCGTGAGGAGCAGGCGCAGCTGCGTACCAAACGGGTGGCGATCGCGGGCGGCGGCGGGGTCGGCGGCGTCCATGCACTGACCCTGGCGCGCCTGGGCGTGACCAAATTCCGGATCGCCGACTTCGACACCTTCGACGTGCCCAATTTTAATCGGCAAGTCGGCGCCATGGTCTCGACCCTGAACCAGCCGAAGGTCGAGGTGATCCGTCGCATGCTGCTCGACATCAACCCCGAATGCGAAGTCGAGATGTTCGACCAGGGCATCAACGACGCCAACCTGCACGCCTTCCTCGAAGGCGCCGACATGTACGTCGACGCGCTCGACTTCTTCGCCTTCGATATCCGCCAGAAAACCTTCGCCTTGTGCGCCCGGCTCGGCATCCCCGCCAGCACCGTGGCGCCGCTGGGCATGGGGGCAGCCTTGCTGAACTTCCTGCCGGGCCAGATGACCTTCGAGGAGTATTTCCAGTGGGGAGACTTGCCGGAAACGGACAAGGCCGTCCACTTCGTGGTCGGGCTGGCCCCGGCCGGCCTGCACCGCCCCTACCTGGTGGTGCCGGAAGCGGTGAACTTCGTCGAACGGCGCGGTCCCTCGACCATCATGGCCTGCCAGCTGTGCGCCGGCGTGATGGGCACCGAAGCCCTCAAAATCCTGCTGGGACGGGGACGCGTGCTGGCGGCCCCATGGGGCATCCAGTTCGACGCCTATCGCAACAAGCTGGTGCGTACCTGGCGGCCGGGCGGCAACCGTAATCCCCTGCACCGCCTGATGATCAAGATCGGCAAGAAGCAGCTGGCCAAGGACCTGGCCGCCGCGGGAGCGAGCGCATGA
- a CDS encoding N-acyl amino acid synthase FeeM domain-containing protein, with protein sequence MTNPDEVQELDERTLEFLSNAHVSEDRDNIANSELEDVIVNQDSYGIRLTDTAKGRNSASMLVNKMYAWRGYAGTHQFSDDPNRITLTATDKGEVVGTLTLGIDSPIGLMADQIFKEELDAHRARGAKLCEFTKLAFDPTVRSKTSLANLFHLAVIYARDIHDCTDIVIEVNPRHRRFYEHMLGFKREGDLKDNPRVNAPAYLLRIELAYVTEQIQKHGGTFSQSATEAATERSFYPYFFSPREEQGIINRLRRIDEHQAA encoded by the coding sequence ATGACGAATCCCGACGAAGTCCAGGAACTGGACGAACGAACCCTCGAGTTTCTATCGAACGCTCATGTGTCAGAGGATCGCGATAATATAGCGAACTCAGAATTAGAGGATGTTATCGTGAACCAAGATTCATATGGAATCCGGCTTACCGATACGGCAAAAGGACGCAATTCGGCCAGTATGCTGGTCAACAAGATGTATGCTTGGCGCGGCTATGCTGGCACGCACCAGTTCAGCGACGATCCCAATCGCATCACGCTCACCGCCACGGACAAAGGCGAAGTGGTAGGCACCCTGACGCTCGGTATCGATTCGCCCATCGGCCTGATGGCCGACCAGATCTTCAAGGAAGAACTCGACGCGCACCGCGCGCGCGGGGCCAAGCTCTGTGAATTCACCAAGCTGGCCTTCGATCCGACCGTGCGTTCGAAAACCTCGCTCGCCAATCTGTTCCACCTGGCTGTCATTTACGCCCGCGATATCCACGATTGCACCGATATCGTTATCGAAGTCAATCCGCGTCACCGCCGCTTTTACGAGCATATGCTCGGGTTCAAGCGCGAAGGCGATTTGAAGGACAATCCGCGCGTGAATGCGCCGGCCTATCTGCTGCGTATCGAGCTGGCGTATGTCACCGAGCAGATTCAAAAGCACGGCGGCACCTTCAGCCAATCGGCCACCGAAGCGGCCACCGAACGCTCGTTCTATCCATATTTCTTCTCCCCGCGCGAAGAGCAGGGTATTATCAACCGCCTGCGCCGCATCGACGAACACCAGGCGGCGTAA